In Deinococcus seoulensis, one genomic interval encodes:
- a CDS encoding CopG family ribbon-helix-helix protein, whose translation MYRLRDACGIGTCFRLLRLAGCGFGLMPVSSTNKHMGGRGLKAGQNKYERFTASVPPYVLAALDKYAEAKGLNRSEALAEMVTRHEKMWPTREK comes from the coding sequence GTGTACCGGCTGCGCGATGCCTGTGGAATCGGGACCTGTTTCCGACTGCTGCGGCTTGCCGGTTGTGGATTCGGACTGATGCCGGTTTCCTCCACCAATAAACACATGGGCGGTCGCGGTCTGAAGGCCGGACAGAATAAGTACGAACGATTCACCGCCAGCGTCCCGCCTTACGTCCTGGCGGCGCTCGATAAGTACGCGGAGGCCAAGGGGCTGAACCGCTCGGAAGCACTCGCGGAGATGGTCACCCGCCACGAAAAGATGTGGCCCACACGGGAAAAATAG